The following proteins are co-located in the Calliphora vicina chromosome 2, idCalVici1.1, whole genome shotgun sequence genome:
- the LOC135950793 gene encoding uncharacterized protein LOC135950793, protein MPRHAQDSAAEPVVTTSTVTLRIPRFWKENPAIWFAQLEAQFENHNIVNENSKYFAVLPELDPEVLSQVSDIITERPNDAYTKIKQRLIDHFSISEKKRIKTLLNELPIGDKKPSFLLREMRSLANGGVKDEFLRTMWLQRLPPQPLPQNPWTI, encoded by the coding sequence ATGCCTAGACATGCTCAAGATTCCGCAGCAGAACCTGTTGTAACTACATCAACGGTAACACTCCGTATTCCACGATTTTGGAAAGAAAATCCAGCAATTTGGTTTGCCCAGTTGGAGGCACAATTTGAGAACCATAACATAGTCAATGAAAACTCGAAGTATTTTGCAGTTTTACCGGAACTAGATCCAGAAGTTCTCTCCCAAGTCAGTGACATAATTACTGAACGCCCAAACGATGCCTACACCAAAATAAAACAGCGCCTCATTGACCATTTCTCCATTTCTGAAAAGAAGCGCATAAAAACTCTGCTAAATGAATTACCAATTGGTGACAAGAAACCAAGCTTTTTATTACGAGAAATGCGTAGTCTAGCCAACGGTGGTGTCAAAGACGAGTTCCTCCGCACTATGTGGCTTCAGCGTTTACCTCCTCAGCCACTTCCTCAGAACCCCTGGACAATttag